The window ACCGCTCCCGCTAGAGAACCGCCTCCAGCGCCTCGCAGGTCGCCGCGATATCCTCGGCCGAATTGTAGTGCACCGCCGACAGCCGCACGACGCCGGCTTGCGGATCGATTCCCAGCGCTTCGATCAGCCGGTAGGCGTAGAAATGGCCGGCGCCGGCGATGATGCCGCGCCGGCCGAGCTCGGTGGCGACATCCATCGGGTCCTTCGCACAGGTGAACGAAACGGCCGGGTGGCGACCCTGCGCCTGCGCCTGGCCGATCAGCCTGACCCCGTTCCTGCCGCGCAGAAAGTCGAGCAGCGGCGCGACGATGTCCAGGGCGTAAAAGGACAAGC is drawn from Pseudomonadota bacterium and contains these coding sequences:
- a CDS encoding aminotransferase class V-fold PLP-dependent enzyme translates to MHRLSLSFYALDIVAPLLDFLRGRNGVRLIGQAQAQGRHPAVSFTCAKDPMDVATELGRRGIIAGAGHFYAYRLIEALGIDPQAGVVRLSAVHYNSAEDIAATCEALEAVL